Proteins from a single region of Oreochromis niloticus isolate F11D_XX linkage group LG7, O_niloticus_UMD_NMBU, whole genome shotgun sequence:
- the LOC109201806 gene encoding uncharacterized protein LOC109201806, whose protein sequence is MAFWFLIEPCIYKMIRVSSAKSAANRNEEVLTPARTSMRQLLQPIDEFFLFLVFLSVGLKERDLAHRFNIHHSTVSRIIATWTNFLATALGSQCIWLTREEVQAYLPEEFKDFSDTQMILDYTELRCQTPSSPLLQSEMYSSYKSHCTMKALVGIAPHGPVTLISNLYAGSVSDKELFKQSGIAEKLTEDMAVMVDKGFLITDCCKCKVYCPPFLSKQKQMPAYQVKETQAIARLRVHVERVIRRIKQNKPFDSIITMSHVYNINQLFAVACMLSNYQNTALVKKWVK, encoded by the exons ATGGCATTTTGGTTTTTGATTGAGCCTTGCATCTACAAAATGATCCGGGTTTCAAGCGCCAAGTCAGCTGCCAATAGGAACGAAGAAGTGTTGACACCTGCACGCACATCAATG AGGCAGCTGCTACAGCCAATTGACGAGTTCTTTCTTTTCCTGGTTTTCCTGTCAGTTGGTTTGAAGGAGAGGGACCTGGCACACCGATTTAACATACACCATTCCACAGTGAGCCGCATTATTGCAACATGGACAAATTTTCTTGCCACTGCACTGGGGTCTCAATGCATCTGGCTTACACGTGAAGAAGTGCAAGCTTACCTCCCTGAGGAATTCAAAGATTTCTCAGATACCCAGATGATCCTTGACTATACAGAGCTGAGGTGTCAGACACCATCCTCACCACTTCTCCAAAGTGAAATGTACTCTTCGTACAAATCCCACTGTACGATGAAAGCCCTGGTTGGCATAGCTCCACATGGTCCAGTGACATTAATTTCTAATCTGTATGCTGGTTCGGTTAGTGACAAGGAACTATTCAAACAATCAGGCATTGCTGAGAAGTTGACTGAAGACATGGCAGTGATGGTAGATAAGGGCTTCCTAATCACCGATTGTTGTAAATGCAAAGTGTACTGCCCACCTTTTCTATCTAAGCAGAAGCAGATGCCAGCATACCAGGTTAAGGAGACGCAGGCCATAGCCAGACTCAGGGTACATGTGGAGCGAGTCATTAGgaggataaaacagaacaaacctTTTGATAGCATTATTACCATGTCACATGTTTACAATATCAACCAACTGTTTGCAGTAGCATGCATGCTGTCAAATTACCAGAACACAGCATTAGTTAAAAAATGGGTTAAGTGA